A genomic stretch from Telopea speciosissima isolate NSW1024214 ecotype Mountain lineage chromosome 7, Tspe_v1, whole genome shotgun sequence includes:
- the LOC122667718 gene encoding filament-like plant protein: MDRRSWLWRRKSSEKSPGETESSGSISSHSERFSDDQDTLRASPNHRTQSPEVTSKVSVSGEDVTDDVKSLKEKLSAALLNISAKEDLVKQHAKVAEEAVSGWEKAETEVVALKQQLETSAQKNSALEDRVSHLDGALKECVRQLRQGREEQEQKIHEAVVKKTREWESAKFELERQLVELQIQVEAAKAKAAINPDLRLRLEAAVKENAALKQELLAQVEDLEVRTLERDLSTQAAETASKQHLESIKKVAKLEAECRKLKATSRKASSINDHRSIAASSIYVESLTDSQSDGGERLLAVQADSSKMITLELNECEPSCSDSWASVLIAGLDQFKNDKAIGRNLVASSAEIDLMDDFLEMERLVALPETESRGYGLESGVVSDQLRGGDSTLKAELETMIQRTADLEEKLEMIETEKEGLNAALAESQSQLETSQGQLRVVEEKLAELQRQLGLANELKKAFEIEVKAATAKREEVETQLVSVDAEVHTLYAKVDSLEAELEKEHALLSELTAKCGKLENELSRKRKEAELCQTPSSNGELKIKQEEELVVAAGKLAECQKTIASLGRQLKSLATLEDFLIDYEKPLELSVGGSPIPRGGEPWKLHSNDAYLARSEADSSKVVGDGSGCVNGKVGESPPSSGSSSSASSVNNAIAPEKSRNGFGKLFSRSKSSTRVENQ, from the exons GACACATTAAGGGCATCTCCAAATCATCGTACTCAATCACCAGAGGTCACATCCAAAGTCTCGGTTAGTGGTGAAGATGTTACTGATGATGTGAAGAGTCTGAAAGAGAAGCTATCAGCTGCACTTTTGAACATCAGTGCCAAAGAGGACTTGGTGAAGCAGCATGCTAAAGTTGCAGAGGAGGCTGTTTCAG GCTGGGAGAAGGCAGAAACTGAAGTGGTAGCTTTAAAGCAACAACTAGAAACTTCTGCACAGAAGAACTCAGCCCTTGAGGATCGTGTAAGCCACCTTGATGGTGCCCTCAAGGAGTGTGTACGACAGCTCCGTCAGGGCAGAGAAGAGCAAGAGCAGAAGATCCATGAAGCCGTTGTCAAGAAAACCCGTGAATGGGAATCTGCAAAGTTTGAGCTTGAGAGGCAGCTTGTTGAGCTCCAGATCCAAGTTGAAGCTGCAAAAGCCAAAGCTGCTATAAATCCTGACCTCCGGCTGAGGCTTGAGGCTGCAGTGAAAGAAAATGCTGCCCTCAAGCAGGAGCTTCTTGCTCAAGTTGAGGATCTAGAAGTTAGGACTCTGGAAAGGGACCTAAGTACCCAAGCAGCGGAAACTGCTAGTAAGCAACATTTGGAAAGCATAAAGAAGGTGGCTAAGCTTGAGGCGGAGTGCCGTAAACTAAAAGCTACATCTCGGAAGGCATCCTCTATTAATGATCACAGGTCCATTGCTGCTTCTTCAATTTACGTTGAATCACTGACAGATAGCCAGTCAGACGGTGGGGAGCGGTTACTTGCAGTCCAGGCTGATTCCAGCAAAATGATTACATTGGAACTCAATGAGTGTGAGCCAAGCTGTTCAGATTCATGGGCATCGGTTCTAATAGCAGGGCTTGATCAGTTCAAGAATGACAAGGCCATTGGTAGGAACCTTGTGGCCTCTTCTGCAGAAATTGATCTCATGGATGATTTCCTTGAGATGGAGAGGCTTGTAGCCCTGCCAGAAACGGAGAGTAGAGGCTATGGCCTCGAGTCCGGAGTTGTTTCAGACCAACTACGTGGTGGAGATAGCACATTAAAAGCCGAGCTTGAGACAATGATTCAGCGAACAGCTGACTTGGAAGAGAAGTTAGAGATGATtgaaacagagaaagaagggCTCAATGCAGCTTTGGCCGAGAGTCAAAGTCAACTTGAGACATCACAGGGTCAACTAAGGGTGGTTGAGGAGAAGTTGGCGGAGCTGCAGAGGCAGCTAGGTCTGGCCAATGAATTGAAGAAAGCTTTTGAGATAGAAGTCAAAGCTGCCACtgcaaagagagaagaagtggagaCACAACTTGTAAGTGTAGATGCAGAGGTTCACACTTTGTATGCAAAGGTAGATTCATTAGAAGCAGAGCTTGAAAAGGAGCATGCATTGTTGTCAGAACTCACAGCTAAATGTGGGAAATTGGAGAATGAGCtatcaagaaagagaaaagaagctGAGTTATGCCAAACACCGAGTTCCAATGGCGAGTTGAAGATAAAGCAG GAAGAGGAGTTGGTGGTAGCTGCAGGAAAGCTAGCGGAATGTCAGAAGACCATTGCATCTCTTGGACGGCAGTTGAAATCACTAGCTACACTGGAAGACTTCCTAATTGATTATGAGAAGCCGCTGGAGCTTAGCGTAGGAGGATCACCCATACCAAGAGGTGGAGAGCCATGGAAATTACATTCAAATGATGCTTATCTAGCCAGAAGTGAAGCTGATTCTTCAAAAGTAGTTGGTGATGGCTCTGGTTGTGTGAACGGTAAAGTTGGGGAATCTCCACCATCGTCTGGATCATCTTCATCAGCCTCGTCAGTAAACAATGCAATCGCCCCTGAGAAAAGCCGAAATGGGTTTGGGAAATTGTTCTCTCGGAGTAAAAGCAGTACCCGTGTGGAAAACCagtga